Below is a genomic region from Candidatus Latescibacterota bacterium.
GGAGATAGGAAACAAAATCGAGGAGATGCTCATGAAACTGGATGGTTTGGATATCTGAATGTCCAGTTCAGACGAGGTTGTTTCCGGGCTGGGGTTGGGAGGAATAAACTGTATTGATCTTGAGAGGTAGGAAGATGACCGAAAAGAACACAGAGAAAGTGGAGATTTTTGGTCAGGAGTATAAAATAAAAGGTGTCGGTGATCCTCACTATATTCACATGATCGCCGGCTATGTTGACCAGAAGATGAGGGAGATTGCCCATTCGAGTGGAATAATGTCTCAATCACGAATCGCAATATTAGCTGCTCTAAATATCGCCGACGAGTTGCATCAGGAAAGGGAAGACAGGGATAATATTCAGGAAGAACTCAGTAGGCGCGCTAGTCAGTTGGGCGACCTCATTGAAGACAAGATTGGTGCAGGAAGTTAATCCTCTTACCCCCGGAGTCGAAAGACGCCTGGCGTGGGGATTTGAAAGAGATGAAAGAAGTATAGAAATTCCCTGCTGTGTTTGTGTGGGCGAAGATCATTTTTTGCCAACACTTTGAGCCCGGAGATCCAAACGCTGGTTTAGGATGCCATGCCTGGCTATGCCGGGAAGGTTGAGAAAGCCGCTGGGATTTCCACCTTGTTGATTTGGGCTTAAAAAGGTCCTTCCTTCACGGCACTTTAGTGGGGAATTTTCCTTTTTCTGACCCTGATTCTCCTCAATAAAAGAATTTAAACGTTTCACTGTCAGTGATGAATGTAACAATCAGGAGGTGAGCCGCCCAGCTAGTATCAGGGCATATAAAAATGGATAGTATCTTTTTCTATATTTCGGCGGGAATCCTCGTTCTTTTCCTTGGATTTTTCGTTGGATGGTTGACGAGCAGAAAAATAGCTCAGAGCCAGATGAAACATACTCAGAAACTCGCTGAAAACATTATAGC
It encodes:
- a CDS encoding cell division protein ZapA, whose protein sequence is MTEKNTEKVEIFGQEYKIKGVGDPHYIHMIAGYVDQKMREIAHSSGIMSQSRIAILAALNIADELHQEREDRDNIQEELSRRASQLGDLIEDKIGAGS